A DNA window from Clostridia bacterium contains the following coding sequences:
- the cobU gene encoding bifunctional adenosylcobinamide kinase/adenosylcobinamide-phosphate guanylyltransferase: protein MSQNKNNKLILVTGGARSGKSTFAEKIAAEMGKDIAYIATAIPFDEGMKQRIKKHKQQRPSTWETFEVYRDIYKTIKEIKYRKDCIVLDCITLMITNLMIEETEIDWENMPYQHSQRLESYIKDQTLKLIQEVKTGDCSAILVTNEVGCGIVPDNNMSIIFRDISGRINQMIARQADEVYLLSCGIPVRIK, encoded by the coding sequence ATGTCTCAAAACAAAAACAACAAACTTATATTAGTTACTGGCGGAGCTAGAAGTGGCAAAAGCACATTCGCTGAAAAAATAGCGGCTGAAATGGGAAAGGATATAGCATATATTGCAACAGCTATTCCTTTTGATGAGGGCATGAAACAAAGAATCAAAAAGCATAAACAGCAACGTCCAAGTACATGGGAAACATTCGAAGTGTACAGAGATATATACAAAACAATAAAAGAAATAAAATATCGTAAAGACTGTATTGTTTTAGACTGTATTACTCTGATGATAACAAATTTAATGATCGAAGAAACAGAAATAGATTGGGAAAATATGCCTTACCAGCATTCTCAGAGATTGGAGTCATATATAAAAGATCAGACATTGAAGTTGATACAAGAAGTGAAGACTGGAGACTGTTCTGCGATATTAGTCACTAATGAAGTGGGATGCGGCATAGTTCCAGACAACAATATGAGCATAATATTCAGGGATATATCAGGAAGGATCAATCAGATGATTGCAAGGCAGGCGGATGAGGTTTATCTGTTATCTTGTGGTATTCCGGTGAGAATAAAGTAG